The nucleotide window ATCTGTCTTCCAAAAGTTTCTGCATGAAtaacttttgggtttttttgtttttgttttttgggacagAGAATGATAtagcccagctggccttgaacttccaatcctcctgcctctacttcccaaatgctgggattacaagtatgtgaCATCATATCCAGCTCACATTTCCACCAAATGGtacagatggcccagtggttaaaagagtgcattgctcttgcagaggttccCAGCACGCACAATGGGCAActcctgtaagtccagctccaggggacctgatacccCGAGTATATTTATGAGTATATTTACGAGTGTATGTTCAAGCACTCTGATGACAGAGTACATCCGACACACTGAATCCTCCCTCGCAGGAGGTTATGAGCTCCCTACCAtgggtgctgaaaactgaacttaggtccttggTGATACAGTctatgctcttaaccgctgagttaTTAAATTCTCCAGCCTTCTCTGGTCATTTAAAGTTTACAAGTTGAAACTCAGTTCTTTTCTCAGGCATGccatgttttatgtttgtttgttttgttttcttatgacttatgctgttgctgacacaccagaagagggcattggatcccattaacatgtggttgctgagaacctaactcatgacctctggaagagcggccaaggctcttaaccgctgagccatctctctaccccctaGGCATGGCTTGTCCTGACTGATACACTTCAGCTATATTTTCTTCTCATGATCTCAACCCTAGAACATTCTAGAACAGCACTGAAATTGAATTTCAGGGAAGAAATGGTCCACAGAGGAACAGAGAGCCAACAGATCTGACTTCCCCTCTGCTCAGTCACTGTCCTTCCACGCCAAAGAACATCTGAAACACATCCCCACACCCCCTGGCATTTAAGAACTGATACAGCTGACCAAAGTCCATGTGGTTCCCTCTGGCTCCATGGACATTGAAGGCCTTTTCttcaaaaatggaaaatttcctctgTTCCTCCATTTTCTCGGTTGTACTGTCAAAAGGAATGTCTTCTCGATGGCGAATTAAAATCCTCTTCCAGTTTAGTTTTCTGAGTCTGAAACATAGTTTTTCAAAGTAGAAAATTTCAAAACGTACTTTCTACAGCACTGGGCTAGAATCTGTAAGACACACTCATCAGAATTGGGAGTCAGAattcagatctctgtgaattagagactagcctggtctacatagagtgtTCTACACCAGTCaaagctatatagtgagatcctctctcaaaaacaaaacaacagggctggagagatggctcagcggttaagagcactgactgctctcccagaggtcctgagttcaattcccagcaaccacatggtggctcacaaccatctgtaatgggatctgatgccctcttctggtgtgtctgaagacagctacagtgtactcatatatatacaataaataaatatatctttaaaaaaaaataaagaatgacctgccagtgtgttttcctgtaagtaGAGAGGTAATCTCCCAGGGGCTTAATTTCCTCAAATGGTTCTCATTACATCTTAACACTCATTTATGGTCACCATTACTGTCTTTTATTATGATATCACTTTTGATTTTAGTAGTTAATCATTTATTTTGGGAgaatctcaggctggcctctgtctTGATAAGTAGCCAAAGGCGGCACTGACCTCTGGATCCTGTCCTTTCTACCTTCAAAGGGCCAAGATTACAGATGTGCGCCTCCGTGCCTGGTATATGTGGTACTGAGACTAGAACCCAATGCCTTGTGCATGCCAAGCAAGCACTCTTCCAGTTGAGCTACAGACTCAGCGACTGCTGCAAATATTTTAGTGCTTAAGGAACCTCTCAGAAACCTAGTGGAGGAATAAGATTTCTATGCGAGTGCCCACAAACAATCCCCATTTCACAAGTTGAAAGTTGACCATATTCTTTAGATAAGGGAAGGGAAGAATCATGAAAACTGACAGGTCCTAGATCACTTGGGAGAGGGAGCTCAGTTTATTCCTCGAGTGTTTATAGATGCGCACCATGCTAGGGGAGGAGTAGGTAATGCCATCTATGCATGACTTCTGCCTTACCACCCACTTGAGACTACATCCTCGTAAAGACATCCATCCCCCTGCAACATCCTTATTTCTACATCTCTAGCATTATCTTTCCGCTTACAACTAATATAGGTGAACCCTCACCTTGACCAGAATTCTTCGCAAGCACTTTGTGGGCCTTCCACACAAACAACGCCAGGTTTCCCAGGCATGCTAAACCCGGACAGGGACAGTTCCCTGGCCCACTCTAGGATGTTTCGTCTTTTGCATTTGTTGTAGATGTGATGGCTGTAGATCCAGAGCCTCGTGAACGTGAGATCCACAGGCTGGACTGTGCTTTGCCTGGCCGGGGAGGGTGAGGCATCTCTGTTGACGTAGTCAGAGGCATGCTCTTTAACCCACTCTGTGGCATTCAGGATACAGACCTCTCCCAGACAGTGCTTCTGCAGGTATGCTGTCAGATCTGTGTTCAGCTGAGTCTGCTGGGATCTACTCAGCGATACTGATCTGACAGGAAACACAAGGGAAAATTTTCAATTTCCTTAGgcaaaaaaataaatgcaagaattatttttatcttcatgTTAATTTTGACTGGTACGGTGGAcacgatttctttttttttttttttttaagttttttttttttttttggttctttttttcggagctggggaccgaacccagggccttgcgcttcctaggcaagcgctctaccactgagctaaatccccaaccccgtggacACGATTTCTATAACATACCTCACTGTAATTTCAGGCAGGACTGTAGGGTATTTAAAGGGAAGAATGCAAGACAAAGAAAACATCAcctgagaagaggaggaggaagaaaaatgctataaacattgttttaaaactctctctctctctctcatgcacacactcgcacacacacacacacacacacacacacacacactattcttgACATGCTCCACTCTTTCCAGAACAGATAGAATTGAATTACCATTGCTGCCTCATTGAAATCCAGGCTCACATTAATCGTAAAGTATACTTTCGATGACCGCCCCTCCATTGTCCTCTTCTCAATACAATCTTTGAGCTCTGCTAAGGCCAGTTGGTCATTCACTATTAGCTCATTCTCACCAGGGAACATACTGGCCAGGAGGTCCAACTCGGAGAGCTGGGCCTCTGCCTGCTCCATCTCAACCATGCTGAGACATCTGAAGTTCCTAAGGAGCTGAGGATAAGAGAAAGAATCAAATAGAGTGACATAGATATTTCCTTCAAGAATACTTAATTCCTTCATGAAATGAAAAGAGTAGTCAGAGTCGTCACCCCGTTATTCTATTTTCATATATCATATGCTAAGGGTCAAAACAACTACAGTAGGCTACAGACAACTTCGTAGATATGAGTgctgcctgttcttccagaggacctgagttcaattcgcagTGCCCATGTTTCATGGCTCACAACgacttgtaactccagcccttGGGCATCCCATGCCCTCTATGGGTACCTGCAGATATATGTCacacagtcagtctctctctctctctctctctctctctctctctctctctctctctcacacacacacacacacacacacacacacacacacacacacacaattttttaattAAGAGACAATCCACTGAAATTCATAAGTCTATGCAGTATTCAACATCTAGACAGTAATTTATCTAGACAATTGATCTGGCATTTCTAGTTACAACAGTGGCCATTCTCCCTGAGAAATACGAACTATGTACTCAAAAAGCTATGCCAAGGGTATAGCCTGAGGTGCAGTTGTGATCAGTTACACAGGAACCCTGGAAGAACAGAGTAAGGGAGCAAGTAATGTGCTTTTCTTTTAAGTACATATTAATGTTTACTAGTCTTTTACAACGTTTATTTTATCtattatgagtgttttgtctgcgtgtATGTCTGAGTACCGTGTGCATGCCTGGAGCCATACACAGGTGAGAAAAGGAAACTGaatcccttggagctagagttagagatggtggtaagccaccatgtaggtgctgggaattgaacctgggtcctctggaagagtgaccagtgttcttaacagctgagctacCTCTCTACCCCCCATTCAGTGGTCTTTAAATGGAAGACCCAGGTAGGTGTGTGAGATGACCCTACAGGTGGGGTGgttacaggatagaacaaggcctgacattggacgagaaggaaagatgggcaggagaaagtttgagggaaggggaggagactggaacagaaaggacgagagaggagaaagcagagaagCCGCCActgagagagaacatggaagctgatgttaagattccactctgtatttacaggttgttatgaatgttcttaagggatggatgtgtacagggttttatATGTtgaggtgggcaattatatcttatcaattggatcagaggttattgggctgtgtgttctttcttgtagcgATTTAAGTATAAGAGAGTGTGGGGAAGCTGGGACACTGAGCCGCCGCGGAATTAGGATGGATATTTCtgccatggtggcagcctgccttgggaattggaagggtagagagattgttgccaggctcagagagaagccttcggcagtgtgatatgggatggagcaaaatgggtgagaggctttgctgactgagattaagatatctatcagatatcttggggcactgcggtgacGGACCTAAAGCGGGTAAAAAGactgttttagtttttatatttttacatcaaCATAGGTGTGTTGgctcatgcctgcaatcccaacatTCAAAAAGCTAGAAAACAGCAGGTtcccagccagcctgggctagagagtgagacaaagcaaaacaataaaaggTAAATGATGTACAGTGGGGAAAGTTGACTCCTCCCATAGCTCAAGCAGCCCCTTTTCCTGTTTGAAAGGTGCAAACTTTAGAACATGGAAACAGCAGAAGAAAGTTAAACCATGACGATATCGTCCTCTGTCAATGGCTTCCTCCCTTGTCCACCTAAGTCCTGCATCCAAGGCAGTTCTGATGCTTCACACCAGAACACTAAAGCTgctggccaggcatggtggcacatgcctttagtcccaactAAACTGAGGCATTGACTCAGGAcataaaggcaggaagatctctgagttcaaggccagtctggtctacatagtgttaCAGACCAGCTACAGTATATATGTAAACAAACAAGTATTATAAGGTCATTAAAATATACATTGTTACTAATGTTCATGAAACGGCTGCCTTGAAACAGCAAAGGGACAACAAAGAATTATTGGTATAATTATCAGTTGTTACTGTTTTACAGTTTTGGATCAAAGCCAGGGCCTGGTATATGATCACACATGCATGAAAAAGTCAGAAAAGAAAGGCACTGAACAGTTATTGGTCAACTCAACACAGTTGGGAGATGGCTTCTGTTTCCTAGTTTATACACCTTCAGactctacacaaaagatgccATTTCTAAAATGGGAACAATATGGCTGCTGTGAAAAGTTAGAATGTGTGGCCAATCAGGgaatggtggtacatgtcttttgtaccagcactcaggatgcagaggatgcacacacacacacacacacacacacacacacacacacacacacacacacacgggagattTAAGGAGCTAGACCAAACCATAAGTACCCCCAAGTGTTAACCTAGTTGTCACACACGCAGGTGCAGTGACAACGGACTGGGCAGCTGCAGAAcgtgtggatctctgagttcaagggcagcctggtctacagagtgagttccaggacagccagggatacacagagaaattctgtctaggaaataaaaaacaaacaaacaaacaaacaaacaaaaaaaaacccatgtgACCAATGCTGAAAAGAATGGGTGGATGGCCAGGCgtagtggcacaagcctttaactccagtacttgggagacaggcagggaTTATCTCagttgagtctgaggccagcctggtctgcatactGAGATTTTatgtaagaaacaaacaaataaacaaacaccaaccaaaaTGATTCCCACCAGTGAAGTGTCATTTGAGTACCTGCTAGGATTTATCAATTCGACAAATGTTTCCCAAACAGTTGTGTGCCAGGCACAGTGCATGACAGTACGAAGAAAAGTAACAACGGCAGCAGACTGTCTCTGCTGTCACACAGGGTTAATCTAGGGACAGGAGTCTTTTGACATCAAAAACAGGTTTTGCTGTGTTCAGTAACTAACTGAGACACGCAGGCATAACAAGCCCCTGTGGGTCAGGGATGAGACTATGTAAGGTTACGGGGAAAGCCCAGCTCTAGCTTgcctggttgtcagcttgactatatTTGGCTGGACTCAGCTAGTACTCAGGCTGCTGAGCGGGTCCATGAAGGATGGTCGTGATCAGATCATTTCTAAGTGGTAAAACTCACTCTAAATGTGCAAGGCGCTTCTTGGCGGCAGGCAGCCCAGATAAACAGATGGGAGAAGAGGAAACTGTTCTTGGTTGATTTCCCTCACTGGAAACCCATCTATCCTGGGTCTGCTGCCTTCCTTTGCTGGTATTAGAACCATCTTTGGGCTTAGAGACTTCTCCAGCACCAGACTGGCACTGCGAAACAGAAAGACTTGTAGACTGAGCGACTACTGGATTTTCATGTTCTCTCCAGCGTGAGATGGGCATGCTGGACTACCTGGACCATATCTTGTAAGCCAATCTAACAAGTCCCTCCACCCCTCTTCTAGGCAAGGAGTGTAACAGCATGTTCAGAAAACAGCAGTCAAAGGTGTGTTAGACCAGCTGGCTAAATAGGAAGTGAGCTGGAAGTGGCGTCAAAGAAGACAGAACCTTGGATTTCACCTTCACTGGCACAGAAGGCCATTGCAGGAATTTAACTCACGAAGGGGCTCCTATCCACTACTATGAAGAAGAAAGCAGGGAGACCCGGGAGAGATGAAGGGGGCTTGGGTTAGGGTAGTTGCGGTGGTTCTGGATATAGGGGAGTAGAATCAAGAGCCTTTGCTGTTGAATTATATAGCTATGTAAGGATGACCCCAAAGTTTAAGCTCCTGGAAAAATGGATCTGTGATTTATTTAGATAGATATAATTGTGGAAATGTGGCCAGCCAGGTAGTGGTAGTACATgactttagttccagcactcaggaagcagaggcaggtggatctctgagttcaagggcagcaaggtctacagaatgagttccaggacagccaaggctacataaagaaaccctgtctaaagaaaacaaaaacaaaaacaaacaaaccaaaagaatgtgtggccagggggttggggatttagctcagtggtagagtgcttgcctagcaaagcgcaaggccctgggttcggtccccagctccgggaaaaaaaaacaaaaaaaagaatgtgtggcCAATGCTtaaatgaatgggtggatggcCACGTGTAGTAGCACAAGCCTTTAActccagtacttaggaggctgaggtagggattatctcagtgagtttgaggccagcctggtgtacacagtaCACAGAAAGTTCTTTGCTAAAGTTTCATGGCTTCAGTAAAATTTGCTTAGCTTCAGAGAAAATCTCAGAGAAAATTTCACTGGGGTAGGGACGGGTCgttcacacagacagacagacagacagacagacagacggacacgcgcgcgcgcacacacagacacacacacagacacacacagacacacagacacacacacagacacacagagacacagacacacacacagacacacacacagacacacacacagacacacagacacagacacagacacagacacagacacagacacacacacacacacacacacacacacacacacacacacacacacacacacacacacacacacacacacacggctttgTCTCCAGAGCGCTGAGAGGAGCCACTGCTGCCCCGGGAGATTTAAGGAGCTAGACCAAACCTTAAGTACCCCGAAGTGTTAACCCATTTGTCGCACACGCAGGCGCAGTGACAACGGACTGGGCAGCCGCAGAATGTGGGCGGGGTCAGGAAACACCAAAGCCGGTTCTGACCAATGGAGGGAAGTCCTGCTTCGGCTCCCGCCCATTCGAGCCCCGGCGGAGAGATGTTCTTAGTTCCGCTTAGCTAAAGCATCCGGGGCCGTACTCACCGAGAGCTGGGGCTCCCACACTGCCGATACCCCGAGTCTGGATGCGCTCGCAGCTCAGGTCTCACCCCCAGAGAGACGACAGGGAACGGCGCGACCTTTGAACCCTTCCTGCGGGAAGCCAACTATCTGCTTTGCCGGCCGGCGCCTGCGCGTGAGGACTCAAGCCCCGGAAGCAGGAAGCTCCTCACTTCTTGCCTAGGATCCAGGACTGGGACAGCAAAGGAATACTTTGCTCCCTACTAGGTGCTTTCTTGTCCTGGTTTGATTGTCTTCCTTGGTATTGGGGCTGTGGCAGTGTTACAGGACCGGCGAGGAATGTCAGTCAGCAGACAGATAAGGAACAAATCTTTTTCAGTGGGAGGCAGGACTTTAATGCTTAAGAGCCTAGTACAGAAATATTAAATAGCTTACAGTCTTGTCATTCTTTTTTCTATGCGTGACCCGTCCCTACCCCAACTAGaagcctacccttccttctcatccagtgataggcttcaccttatcctggacctgccttgctgcataatggcATCGTCCTACAGTTATGATCAAATGGTTAAGTTTATGTTCTGCTTCTATAGCCCAgcctatttgcctgcaaatctccCATTTGGAAACTCTCTAGCCCCGAGCTATCAAAACCTTGTCTTCCTCAGTCTAATGCTGACCTCTCTAACCCTGCTTTAGGGGGAAGCAGCTGTGTACACGATTAAAAAAGCTTGGTGTAATTAGTCACTTGCTGTAATTAATTTGTCCATGATAATTTGGGTCAGtggtgaccaagccagctcagacAGTCAATGGGGTGTCAAGGGTTGAATTaaagattgaaaagaaaaagacagttagacaacattataacatgactccagccagtgctgaggctgaagcatctttatttcttcccagtCAGCTTTTACACCATTCTAGATACTTGCAGGGAATGAggtcagttcttagatcaaagacaaaTCAAAcaaggcgggctggagagatggctcagtggttaagagcattgactgctcttccagaggtcctgagttcaaatcccagcaaccacatggtggctcataaccatctgtaatgagatctgatgccctcttctggtgtgtctgaagacagctacagtgtacttctatataataaatataataaataaatctttaaaaaaatcaaacaaggcaataaacaaaaaaaaaatcaaacaaggtAGTAATCAAAGgaggcaataaacaaagtccctTAGTCACTGAGTCTAGGGGTTATCAGGATGACCGAGATAAAAGGAAAGCcacatattcctcagctgtgtttACCTTGAGCTTTGTATTAGCACAAATGTAAATTCTCTTATCTGAGTCAACTTTCTTGTTCCAGCCCAGTGATAAATGCTTGTCAAATTTCTAGAAGTgaccccaaaagctctccacacaGTGGTCTTCTTCCTATCTTTaagattaaggaatagtgttaaAAGACtggtcttaaaaaaaatatagaatctTTCCAATTCCCCAAACTTCAAAAGGCAGAAATGAGATCAATTTGAGTTATTTCTTGTGGTTaaataaaagccagcattcctggGAACTTGTTAAgccagtgtcttagggttttattgctgtgaagggacagcATGATCAAGGTAATTTCTAataatggaaaacatttaattggggctggcttacagttttagaggtatGGTCTATTatcacggtgggaagcatggcaacatgcaggcagacatagttaGTGCTGGAGAAGCTaagacttctacatcttgatcctaagGCAGCCAGGAAAAGGCTCTCTGccacactgggtggagcctgagcacagaaggcctcaaagcccacctacacagtgacccAGTTCAACAATGAGGCCACACTTCTTAATAGTACCACTTCCTATGGCCAAGAATTTAAACACACGAATCTATCGTGGCCAAAcctgagacctcaaagtccacatccacagtgacacaattcctccaacaaggccacacatcctaatagtaCCAGTCCtgatggccaagcattcaaacacaacaATCTATGGTGGCCAaacctactcaaaccaccacagttgatTTCCTTCTACCAAAAGGTAGATGGACTCTGTCTGTGGTGTCTATTAGCACATCAAagctcatgctggcctccagCCTCCCTCAGTATCCCAAGTGCCCACTAGACATTTCAAAGTCCTCCCAGCAGCCTTGCTCTTCTCACCCACCCTTCCATAGCCTCCCTCCAGCTCATGGCTTCTCTACcctcagcttctccttctccttctaacCTGCTCCTCCCACTGTGTTCCTGCTCCACTCTGCTTCTCTCACTGTCTTCTCTGTTCTATGTCCCTCCTTATTGCCCCACTCTCAAAGACTGCCCGCCATGTCCCTGTCTGCCCACCATATCCTGTCTGCTGGCAATGGTCAGCATAGTTTCCAATCTGGACTCTTcctgatgcctctggctgttctctctcaTCTACAGTTAGACATTGTCTCTTTAGCCGTACTGTGGAGCAGTTGTGTCATCAGTTTATACGCTGGGAACCATCATGAGTGTTTTGCCACAGCTTATGAAAAGTACATTGCAAAATGAGAATAGTATTCTCAAAACACAGGCGCACGCTTAGCATCAGAGTTTAATTTTAATCTCTTCTGAGCTAAAAATGAAATGTCTATCTTAAATGGATATTCGCTTTGTTTTGACAAGTGCAAAAAtctatgttactcatattctaTTATCGTCACTTCAAAAAGTTCCCACACTTTCCTTCTTAGCTCCTACGCTTCTCTAGGAGGCACTACTGCCCCACATACACATTTGTGTGTTCTAGGACTTAATATGGTGCAAACCAAACAGGAAGGGCCTTTGTTTCCTTTCAGTATCTGTTACTCGTTTGTATTTCTGTTTACATTTGTATTTCCTTCATTATATTTTACATTCTCTTATTtcttgagtgtatgtgtgtgtgtgtgtgtgtgtgtgtgtgtgtgtgtttatgcatgtgcgcacatgcgcGGCATATATGTGTTTCAGGGTCtgagtgtggaagtcagaaacaCAGAACTTGGTGTTGGCATCTCTAGGCTCTGCCAGGTGACCCTGACTCACTAAGGGGCTGCTCGCCCCCTCCTCGCTTTTCTTGCTCTTGTTCCCTCACCgtcttccccctctcttttcatttccctcccccacctccctgtgttcatggccagcctctactcctctatactctctgtccccctctctctgtgtccctctcactgtctgtctgtctgcctgccttcctttctctgtctctactaccccctcaactcccttccccataCCCTAAATGAACGCTATTGTAAACTGTACCTGTTGTGTGACTGCTACTTCAGGGGAAAGGACTGCCTCAGCATGGGTCTTCAGAGACACCTCCTCTTCTCACACCGTACCGGGCCCCCACCACATCACAAcacttggttctctccttgtctttcttttttttttttttttttttttttggagctggggaccgaacccagggccttgtgcttgctaggcaagagctctaccactgagctaaatccccaacccctctttttctttttataaaacacaacacttgGTTCTCgccttgtctttcctttttttttttttttttttttttaccctgttttggttttggttttgttttagagcagggtttctctttgtaacagccctgcagccctggctctcctggaccatgctgcccttgaactcacagagatccacctacctctgcctcctgagtgctggggtcaaaggtatgcaccaccacggCCTGCTCTTGCTCCTTAGTTTCAAACTCAAGTCAGGGGCTGAGCAGCAAGCTCTGTAGCCTTCTGAAGCATAATAGGGGCCCCTAGTGTAATACTGTAAAGATTTATCACTGTTGGTGTTTTGCATAGTGGTGTTCCAGTgatatgacttttttttcttctatttttgtttttttgtttttttttttaaagatttatttatttattatatataagtacactgtagctgtcttcagatacaccagaagagggcatcggatctctttacagatggttgtgagccaccatgtggttgctgggaattgaactcatgacctctggaagagcagtcgggtgctcttaaccgctgagccatctctccagcccttctatttttgtttttaagatgtgCTGTAGATCCAATCCCAGACAATGTGCATGCTGACCAGGTGCTCTCCCATCCAGCTACAActccatttattttctattttttttaataatttatttatttttatgttatatgcattaatgttttccctgcatgcatatctgtgtgagtgagctgccatgtgagtcctgggaattgaacttgggtcttcttgaagagcagccaatgctcctaaccactggcCCCTCGTTTTCTATTCTGTTTCAAGGGAAACCGGTTGGTTCTCAGTATTTTAGCTATATgaacattctttttgtttttaatttttttaaaaaagatttattt belongs to Rattus norvegicus strain BN/NHsdMcwi chromosome 11, GRCr8, whole genome shotgun sequence and includes:
- the Rwdd2b gene encoding RWD domain-containing protein 2B codes for the protein MVEMEQAEAQLSELDLLASMFPGENELIVNDQLALAELKDCIEKRTMEGRSSKVYFTINVSLDFNEAAMVMFSLSCILPFKYPTVLPEITVRSVSLSRSQQTQLNTDLTAYLQKHCLGEVCILNATEWVKEHASDYVNRDASPSPARQSTVQPVDLTFTRLWIYSHHIYNKCKRRNILEWARELSLSGFSMPGKPGVVCVEGPQSACEEFWSRLRKLNWKRILIRHREDIPFDSTTEKMEEQRKFSIFEEKAFNVHGARGNHMDFGQLYQFLNARGCGDVFQMFFGVEGQ